CCTCCTTCCATTCCTAAATTCTCAAAATCCGAAACAAGCTCATAAGCTATAATATCAGGCAGTTTCCCTGAAGACAGCATCAAATTAAATCCTTGCACTTCATCACTCTGATTTTTTGAAGCTACACTTACAAGCTTTATATTTGTTTCTTCAAAAGCTTTTTTGAAAACAGGCAGTTCCCCATCTACGGCTTTTCCCTGAAAAATTGCAAATATAGTTACTTCTCTCGGTTTTAATGTTATAAGGTTTCCTGATAATTTCCCTCCTCCTTCAGTTGAGGAAGATTTTTCATTTTTACAGTTTAATAAAGCAAATAAACAGATTAATGCTAAAAACAACACTTTTTTTAATTTCATTTTTAATTCCTCCTGATTTTATTGAATTTTATTTTCTATCCTTTTACAGCTCCTATGGCAACTCCCTTTTTAAAGAATTTCTGGATAAAAGGGTATATGAGCAATATAGGTATCAGTGACAATACTATTACAGCATATATTATAGTTTGAGGTGAAGTCAAACTTTCAGGTGTTATAAGTTGTGTAGCTTCACCTGCAAGATTTTTTTCAACTATCAGTTTTTTTAGAAATACCTGTAACGGTGCTTTCGTATCATCAGTAAGTAGAACCATTGTCCAGAAATATCCGTTCCAACGGGATATTGCATAAAATAATGAAACCGTAGTTATTGCAGATGTGGATAAAGGCAGATATATGTTCGTCATTATTTTAAAGTGGGAAGCTCCGTCTATTCTTGCAGATTCTTCAAGAGATTTCGGAACTGCTTCAAAAAATGTCTTTAAAATTATAACGTTGAATGTATTTATTGCAAATCCGAGAATTATTCCCGCATAACTGTTTATAAGTCCCAAATCCCTGAAATTGAGATATTTCGGTATCATTCCGGGGTCGAACCACATTGTTGCCACTACAAGCATTATTATAGTTTTCCTGAATTTCAGTTCAGGTTTTGATAATACATATGCTCCACTTATTGTAAAAATCATGCTTACTGCCGTTCCTACAACAGTTATGAATATTGAATTTCCGTAAGCCCTCCATATTCCCGGAATTGCTGCGGCACTTTTAAATGCTTCAAAATTAAATCCTTTGGGAAATAATGTGACAGCTCCCGTTTCTATAAAATAAGGTTTACTGAACGAAGCTGAAAACACGTATATTATCGGGTATAAAAACATTACGGCAAAAACAGCAAGTAAAATATAATTTAATGTATAAAATATTTTTTCGTCCATTCCCATTTTTATTTTCATTTCATTCTCCTTTTTTTCCTACTTTTAAATTTGTGCAATATCTTAGTAAGCCTTAAATAATAAATTTTCATATATTTTATTGTTTTTATAAATCATGTAAATATACTGAATTCTCCATTTTCAAAAAATATATTACTTACAGCTGCGACTTATTCCGACTTATAAAGTATCATCATTCTATTTATTTTATTTTCTTCAGTCAACACTGTCTTATACGGGTAATATCCGCATATACTGTTTATGCAAATTTTCTATGTTATTACCATAAACTTGAACTTGATACTTTCTTACTCCATTTATTTGCACTGTATACAAGTATAAATCCTACCAACGCATTAAACAGACCTACTGCGGTTGCAAGACCGAAATCCTGTTGCAACATTCCCGTTCTGTATACATATGTACTTATGACATCCGCTGTAGAATAAGTGGCAGGCTGATAAAGAAGCAGAACAGTTTCAAAAGCTACGTTCAGCATGCTTCCTACTTTTAAGACTAACATTATGACAATAGTGGGGATTATTCCCGGTATTGTTATATATCTTAGTTGTTTAAATTTATCCGCTCCGTCGATTTTAGCCGCTTCATAAAGCTGTTCATCTATAGTCGTAAGGGCTGCCAAATATATGACTGCATTAAATCCCGTATTTTTCCATATGTTCAATCCTGTAAATATGCCTCTGAAATATTCCGGCTTGGATAGAAAATATACTTTTTCCGTTCCTAATTTTTCAAGTAAAAAGTTTATTACTCCCGTACTCGGTGATAAAATATTTATTGTAATTCCGGCTGCAACAACTATTGCTATAAAATAAGGTATGAAAGAAGCCGTTTGAACAAAAGATTTAAACAGTTTATTTTTTACTTCATTTAACATTAATGCCATTATAATTGCAAAAGGAAACTCCAGGAACAAACTGTACAGATTTATCATCAGAGTGTTTTTCAACGTCACATAAAAATATGGACTTGTCAGAAACTCCGTAAAGTTTTTAAATCCTACCCAATCACTTCCTGAAATCCCTTTAAACAAGCTATAATCTTTAAAAGCAATTAACAGTCCGTACATAGGTTTATACATAAATACTGCATACCATAAAATAAAAGGCAATAATAACAAATATAATGAAATCTGGTCTTTATTAAACTTTGAAGTTTTTCTTTTTGCCTTCATTTTTCCTCCTTAAACATAATTAGTTAAGTTTGATTTATAAATTATGTGAGTTTATTATCTAAATTTTTTTAATTTATATTAATAAATCCGCCTAAAGTCGGATCCTTTATTTATTGAAATATCTATCATTCGCATATCTCGGACCGACTTTAAGATCGTTTTTCCATGTATAAGTAACCGTAATTATCAGAAATATAAATTTTTTTAATTTTTCTAATTTTATTAAGTTTATTTCAATTCTGACATTTTTACAGCATCCATATCGTTAAATTCCTGATTTTCTCCCGCCATTCCCCATATGAATGTATAACTGCTCGTTCCCGCTCCTGAATGTATAGACCATGAAGGTGAAATTACACCCTGTTCATTTTTTACTACAAGGTGCCGTGTTTCCTCAGGTTCTCCCATAAAATGGAATACTCTTGTATCTTCTGTCATATTAAAATAGAAATATACTTCCATTCTTCTTTCATGAGTATGACAAGGCATCGTATTCCATACATTTCCCGGCTCAAGTACAGTCATTCCCATTAAAAGTTGGCATGACTGACATACAGCAGGATGTACAAACTGATATATCGTTCTTGAATTTGAATTTTCCAGACTTCCCAACTTTACAGGCTTTGCTTTTTCTATATCTATTTTCACATCAGGATACTTTTTGTGTGCGGGAGCTGAATTTATATAATATTTTGCAGGATTTTCAGAATCGTCGGATATAAATTTTAACTCTCTCGTTTCCATTCCTATATACAATCCGTCACGTGAATTCATTACATATTCTATTCCATCAGCTATTATTTTTCCTTTTCCTCCTACATTTATAACCCCAAGTTCTCTCCTCTCAAGGAAATATTCTGTTCCTAATTCTTTTGTTATTCCCAGTTCTACAGTTTTATTCACAGGCATTATCCCCCCTGCTATAATTCTGTCCACATGAGAGTAAGTAAGGGTCACTTCGTTTGCTACAAATATTGTTTCTATTAAATAATTCTCCCTTAATTTCTCTGTTATATAATGTTTTGAATCTTCCGGATGATTTGCATATCTTGTGTCTATCTTCATTTTTCGTCTTTCCTCCTATTATTTTTTTATTCTATTCTAAATTTATTTTATATAATTTTTATACAATCTGTGATTTATCTTGACAGCCATGCACCATCTACTGTCAAGGTATGTCCATTTACATAATCTGAAGCCTTACTTGCTAAAAATATCACGGCTCCCATTAAATCAGACGGCTCTCCCCATCTTCCCGCAGGTATTCTTCCAAGTATTTCTTTATTTCTCTGTTCATCTTTTCTTATCGGTTCGGTATTTTCAGTTTTTATATATCCCGGAGCTATGGCATTTATCTGTATGTTCTTATCAGCAAGTTCATTAGCAAATGCCCTTGTCAATCCTACAACTCCGTGTTTACTTACAGTATAGGGAGGAACAAACTTTCCTCCCTGAAAAGATAACATCGAAGCTATATTTATTATCTTTCCGCTTCCCTGACTTACCATTATTTTTGCTGTTTCTCTTCCAAGATGATACACAACATTTAAGTTTATATCCATTACTGCATACCAATCTTCATCTTCATATTCAAGTAAAGGAGCTCTTCTTATAGTTCCTGCATTATTTACAAGAATATCTATTTTACCGAATTTCCTCATACATGTTTCTATTATTTCCTGTCTGCATTTGGCAACAGTTAAATCTCCTGTTACAAATTCAACTCTCCTTCCTGTTTTTTCAATAATTTTTTTTATTTCTTCACAATTTTTATCATAAGCTGATATTACCAAGTCTGCTCCTGCTTTTGCCAGAGCTTCGGAATATGCGGCTCCTATCCCTGTGTTCCCTCCGGTTACTATGGCAACTTTATTTTCCAGAGAGAAATATGTTTTTAAAAATTCATTCATCTTTTACCTCCATTTTTTAAATTTCACTTATTCTATAGTTGAAGTATATCCTGACTATTTAATTTGTAAATCCTCAATTTTATATATACATTTTTCTATTTCTGATGTCTAACTCTTATTTTTCAATATATATAATGTATTTTCTTAAAAAATTCGAAACATTTTTTCGTCTATTTTCATTTTAGAATTTTATCTTTTTATACTTTATTTAATGTTTTTACAGTACAGTTTATATAATTATTTTTTATTTATCTAACTATTTTATTTCCTTAAATTATAAAAATTATTTATTTTGTTTCAGAATCTATTAAGCCTTCTTATTCTATATACAATATTATTTTTAATACCTTGTATTTTAATTTAACTATATTTATCCTGTAATTTTTTCATCCAAAATATATTCATATTTCTATATCCTTTTTTCCACAAGTCCTTTTATCAGACTTTATAAAATAGAAATATAAAATTATTATCTGATTTGAAATCCCCAAAAATAAGGTCTAATCATTCAAAACCGATAAAATTAATCAAATTTAAAAAAACTATATGAAGAAATATCGTTTTTCAATATTCATATATAGCTATATCCACATTTTATTATTTAAAAAAATATGATATAATTAAAATAAAAAAATATATAATATAAGGAGTATTTATGTTTCTAAAAAAGACAGAAAGACTGGCGTTAGTTGATTTTGAAAACAGGCATATAAATTATACAGAACTGATACAGAATGTCAGGTATTATTCAGAAAATATAATTGAATTGGAAGCTGGAAAATTTGCAATGATTCTAATGGAAAATCGTACTGAATGGATATACAGTTTTTTTGCAATATGGGATAAGAAATCCGCCCCTATCACAATAGATTCAGCCAGTAATCCCAAAGAAATTTTATATGTTCTTGAAGATTCAAATCCTGAATTGATTATCTGTTCCGACGAAACTGAAAAAAATGTATTGGAAGCCGTTTCAAAATACAATTTAAAAGATAGAATAAAAATAATAAATGTTGACAAAAATGCTATTAAAAATGAAAAACTTGAAATTATAAAAAACAGCGATTTTGAATTGAAAAATCCTGATAACGAAGATGTAGCAGTAATGCTTTATACATCAGGAACCACAGGACAGCCTAAAGGAGTAATGCTCACATATAAAAATCTGAATTCTGAAATGGATGGAATATTTGCAAAAAATATATTTACGTGTGAAGATCAGATACTGGCTCTACTACCATTTCATCATATTCTTCCCTTAACGGCAACAGTACTCCTTATGTTAAGAGAACAGACATCCATCATATTTGTAGAAAAAATAGCAAGTAAGGAAATCTTGGAAACACTGAGTAGAAATAGAGTAACCGCTCTCATCGGAGTGCCTAGAGTCTTTAAACTTTTTTATGACGGAATAAAACAGCAAATAGATGCTAAATTTATTACAAGACTTATATACAAAATTATGAGTAAAACAAAATCTATGAAACTTAAAAGAAAAGTATTCAAAAAAGTTCATGATAAATTTGGTGGACATCTTGATTTTATAGTTTCAGGGGGAGCTAAACTGGATCCTGAAATAGCTGAATTTTACGAGACTTTAGGAATATACTCTCTTGAAGGATATGGTCTAACTGAAACTTCACCTGTAATAGCTGTAAATACCCAAAAAGAAAGAAAAATAGGAACTGTAGGAAAAAAACTGGAAAATATAGAAGTAAAACTGGTAGAAGAAGAATTATGGGTAAAAGGGCCCATAGTTATGAAAGGATACTACAACAAACCTGACAAGACAGCTGAAGTAATGACGGATGACGGATGGTTTAAAACGGGTGATCTTGCTTCAATTGATGAAGAGGGATACATTACAATACGTGGTAGAAAAAACAGTATGATTGTCCTTTCAAACGGAAAAAACATTGATCCTGAAACAATTGAAAACAAAGTTATATCAAAAAGCAATTATTTAATAAAGGAAATAGGTGTATTCGGTCATAATGACAAAATTTCCGCAATTATCGTACCTGAACTTTTGGAATTCAGAAAAAAAGGAATTACAAATATAAATGCTTATATTAAAAACATAATAGAAGACTATAACCTGACGGTTCATAATTATGAAAAAATACTTGACTATAAACTTTATGAAGAAGAATTGCCAAAAACAAGAGTAGGAAAAATCAGAAGATTCATGCTCCCTAATTTATACGAAAAAAAGACTACGGAAAAGAAAAAAGTTGAAGAACCTGATACTGAAACATACAAAATATTAAAAGCTTATGTGAAAAAATTGAAAGGAGTAGAGCCTCTCCCTGAAGAAAATCTTGAGTTGGAAATAGGTATGGACTCATTGGATGTTGTCGAAATGTTTGCATATATAGAAAACAGTTTTGGAATTACTCTGAATGAAGAACAGTTTTCAGAAATGCCGAATTTAAAAACATTATCTGAATATATAAATGAGAAAGCGACTAAAATGGAAGATGCCGAAGTCGACTGGAAAAAAATCATTGAAAAAGCTCCACAAATCGAAGAAAGAAACAGATGGGTTACTAAAGTTCTTAGACCTTTATTAGACTTGATTTTAAAAATATATTTCAGATTGAAAAGGGTAAACAGAGATAAAATTACAAGCAGACAACAGATATTTGTATCAAACCATCAAAGTTTTATTGACTCTCTTGTACTTGGAAGTCTATTACCTCATAAGATACTTTATAACACAATGTTTTTAGCCATAGACTGGTATTTCAAAAAAGGAATTATGAAACTTCTTGTAACTAATGGAAATGTTGTTTTGATTGATATAAATAAAAATATAAAGAAAAGTGTGGAAGAAATAGCAGCTCATATAAAAGCAGGAAAAAATGTCCTTATATTCCCTGAAGGAGCAAGAACAAAAGACGGTAAAGTTGGAAAATTTAAAAAAGTATTTGCAATAATAGCAAAAGAACTTGATGTGGATATACAATGTTTAGGTATAAAAGGAGCTTACGAAGCTTATTCAAGATATATGAAGTTCCCTAAACCTAAGAAAATTGAAGTGGCCGCATTGGAAAGGTTTAAACCTGAAGGTACGTATGAGGAAATAGTTGAAAAAGCTGAAAATATAATACGTGAATACGTAGAAAATAATAAATAAATTTAAATTTCATAATACAAATAAAATTTAATTAAAAATTAACTTGAATTTTCCGAAAAAATTTTATAAAATGATTAGGTGCTTAGGAGAAATTAATTATTAATAAATCAGCACCTAATCATAAAATTTTAAAAAAAGTCCTTGACAAATTTGTAGAAAAAATATATAATC
Above is a window of Leptotrichia sp. OH3620_COT-345 DNA encoding:
- a CDS encoding AMP-binding protein, with translation MFLKKTERLALVDFENRHINYTELIQNVRYYSENIIELEAGKFAMILMENRTEWIYSFFAIWDKKSAPITIDSASNPKEILYVLEDSNPELIICSDETEKNVLEAVSKYNLKDRIKIINVDKNAIKNEKLEIIKNSDFELKNPDNEDVAVMLYTSGTTGQPKGVMLTYKNLNSEMDGIFAKNIFTCEDQILALLPFHHILPLTATVLLMLREQTSIIFVEKIASKEILETLSRNRVTALIGVPRVFKLFYDGIKQQIDAKFITRLIYKIMSKTKSMKLKRKVFKKVHDKFGGHLDFIVSGGAKLDPEIAEFYETLGIYSLEGYGLTETSPVIAVNTQKERKIGTVGKKLENIEVKLVEEELWVKGPIVMKGYYNKPDKTAEVMTDDGWFKTGDLASIDEEGYITIRGRKNSMIVLSNGKNIDPETIENKVISKSNYLIKEIGVFGHNDKISAIIVPELLEFRKKGITNINAYIKNIIEDYNLTVHNYEKILDYKLYEEELPKTRVGKIRRFMLPNLYEKKTTEKKKVEEPDTETYKILKAYVKKLKGVEPLPEENLELEIGMDSLDVVEMFAYIENSFGITLNEEQFSEMPNLKTLSEYINEKATKMEDAEVDWKKIIEKAPQIEERNRWVTKVLRPLLDLILKIYFRLKRVNRDKITSRQQIFVSNHQSFIDSLVLGSLLPHKILYNTMFLAIDWYFKKGIMKLLVTNGNVVLIDINKNIKKSVEEIAAHIKAGKNVLIFPEGARTKDGKVGKFKKVFAIIAKELDVDIQCLGIKGAYEAYSRYMKFPKPKKIEVAALERFKPEGTYEEIVEKAENIIREYVENNK
- the kduD gene encoding 2-dehydro-3-deoxy-D-gluconate 5-dehydrogenase KduD, with the translated sequence MNEFLKTYFSLENKVAIVTGGNTGIGAAYSEALAKAGADLVISAYDKNCEEIKKIIEKTGRRVEFVTGDLTVAKCRQEIIETCMRKFGKIDILVNNAGTIRRAPLLEYEDEDWYAVMDINLNVVYHLGRETAKIMVSQGSGKIINIASMLSFQGGKFVPPYTVSKHGVVGLTRAFANELADKNIQINAIAPGYIKTENTEPIRKDEQRNKEILGRIPAGRWGEPSDLMGAVIFLASKASDYVNGHTLTVDGAWLSR
- a CDS encoding carbohydrate ABC transporter permease produces the protein MKIKMGMDEKIFYTLNYILLAVFAVMFLYPIIYVFSASFSKPYFIETGAVTLFPKGFNFEAFKSAAAIPGIWRAYGNSIFITVVGTAVSMIFTISGAYVLSKPELKFRKTIIMLVVATMWFDPGMIPKYLNFRDLGLINSYAGIILGFAINTFNVIILKTFFEAVPKSLEESARIDGASHFKIMTNIYLPLSTSAITTVSLFYAISRWNGYFWTMVLLTDDTKAPLQVFLKKLIVEKNLAGEATQLITPESLTSPQTIIYAVIVLSLIPILLIYPFIQKFFKKGVAIGAVKG
- a CDS encoding sugar ABC transporter permease: MKAKRKTSKFNKDQISLYLLLLPFILWYAVFMYKPMYGLLIAFKDYSLFKGISGSDWVGFKNFTEFLTSPYFYVTLKNTLMINLYSLFLEFPFAIIMALMLNEVKNKLFKSFVQTASFIPYFIAIVVAAGITINILSPSTGVINFLLEKLGTEKVYFLSKPEYFRGIFTGLNIWKNTGFNAVIYLAALTTIDEQLYEAAKIDGADKFKQLRYITIPGIIPTIVIMLVLKVGSMLNVAFETVLLLYQPATYSTADVISTYVYRTGMLQQDFGLATAVGLFNALVGFILVYSANKWSKKVSSSSLW
- the kduI gene encoding 5-dehydro-4-deoxy-D-glucuronate isomerase yields the protein MDTRYANHPEDSKHYITEKLRENYLIETIFVANEVTLTYSHVDRIIAGGIMPVNKTVELGITKELGTEYFLERRELGVINVGGKGKIIADGIEYVMNSRDGLYIGMETRELKFISDDSENPAKYYINSAPAHKKYPDVKIDIEKAKPVKLGSLENSNSRTIYQFVHPAVCQSCQLLMGMTVLEPGNVWNTMPCHTHERRMEVYFYFNMTEDTRVFHFMGEPEETRHLVVKNEQGVISPSWSIHSGAGTSSYTFIWGMAGENQEFNDMDAVKMSELK